From Micromonospora echinospora:
ACGGTCACGAAGTACGACCGGAAGTTGTTCCGCTCGACCGAGCCCTCGGCCGAGAAGGAGTACGCCGGAGCGGACACCGGGTTCGAGGCGACCACGACGGTGGCGACCTCGAAGTCGACCACGTCGGTGGCCGGGTCGTCGACGGTCATGATGGCGCCGTGCGCGCCGGCGGTCATCGGCTTGGCCTTCACCTTGACCGTGACCGTCGTGTTCAGCGGCAGCCAGACCACCTTGGGGGCGGAGTAGGTGCCGTCGTTGCCGCGGAACGCGACCTCGTGCTTGATGCCCTTGTTCGGGCCGCTGGTCCGGGTCAGCTTCACCTCGTAGTGGCGGCTCTCCTTGACCTTCTGGCCACCACGGTCGGCGGCGCAGCGGTTGTAGAGGCCGGTGCCGACGTTCGGGTTCGGCACGAACGTGCCGGAGGCCCGGTCGTAGCGGGTCAGGTTCGGCGACAGCTCGGTGCAGACCGGCGCCTCGGAGGTGTACGTGCGGGTCGGCACGCCCTTGGCGAGCAGGCTCCACGCGCCCGGCACGTTGAACATGCCGTAGCCCTGCGCGTACGTCGGCACGCCGGCGATCGGCTGGGCCGAGGTGTAGACGGCCCGGCGCAGCGCGGCCGGGGTGACGCCCTTGCCGGTCGCCTTCGCGGCCGACAGCAGCAGCGCGGCGGCGCCGGTGGCCTGCGGGGCGGCCATCGAGGTGCCGTTCAGCATCTGGTAGCCCGGGGGCAGCGGGTAGCCCGCCTCCGGCACCGGGTTGCCCGGCTGCCAGGTCGGCGCGGTGGAGATGGCCGAACCGGGAGCGGCGACGTTCGGCTTGAAGCCGCCGTCCTCACGCGGGCCGCGCGAGGAGAAGTTGAACAGCGCGTTGTCCTTGCGGACCACCGAGCCGTAGTTGGCCAGCCAGGTGTCCTTGCTGACGCTCGCCGCGACGCTGACCACGTCGGTGGCGACCGACGGGTCGCCGACGGTGTTCAGGCCCGGGCCGGAGTTGCCGGCCGAGATGAACAGCTGCACGCCGTAGGTGTTGATCAGGTCGTTGTAGAGGACCGCGCGGGCGTTCGAGCCGTCGTTGAGCGCGGGCAGGCCGCCGATCGACATGTTCACCACGTCGACCTTGCGGTTGATCACCAGATCGGCCATGCCGGTGGTGAGCGCCGCCGCGGTGCAGCCGCCACCCCACGAGCAGGCGCGGGCGGAGACCAGCTTGGCGCCCGGGGCGGCGCCGTCGAAGGCGCTGTTGCCCAGCATGTCGTTGGCGGCGGTGATGCCGGCGACGTGGGTGCCGTGGGTGCTCTCGATGATGCCGATGTTGACGTAGTCGACCAGGCCGGGGCCGCCGACCGGCGCGGTGTCCACGTTGCGCCGGTACTCGACGACGAACGGGATCTGGTCGCGTACCGCGGTGGCCGGGTTGTCCGTGCCGAAGTGGCCGACCTGGAACCGCTCCTTGTACGGCCGCATCACCTCGTCGTCGGTGAAGTCGTTGTTCTGGTTCGCGTCGACGCGGACGTCACCGTTGGCCGGGTTGTAGAGCACGCCCCAGAAGTCGGTGGTGTCGCCGTCGCGGTTGAGGTCGCCGCGCGCGTCGCTGTTCGCGGTGATGTTCTCGCGGAACACGTTGAACCGGTAGTTGCCGGCCGGCGCGGTCCAGGTGCCCAGCGAGGTGGTGAACGACGGGCCGCTGACGTCGGTCAGCATCGGCCGCCAGGAGGCGTCCTCCAGCGGGTCGGTCGCGGTGACCCAGTCGACGATCTTGCGCTCGCCGGTGGTGGTCGTCTGCAGCGCCGGCTGGTCCAGGTCCACACCGGAGTCCATGATGCCGATTGTGACGCCGCGGCCGTCCCACTGCGGGTTCGCGGCCTTGAAGGCCTCCGCGCCTGTCTCGTTCGTCGGCATGTACGGGTTCACCGCACCGGTGTCACCGCCCGGGCCGGCCAGCGTCTGGGCCTGCGAGGCGGTCTTCGCGCCCTTCGGCGCCGCCTCGGGCGCCGGGTCGGGGAGCTTGATGGTCTCGTCCAGGTCGACCGCGGCGACGCCGGGCAGCGTGGCGGCCTTGAGCGCCTTGTCGGTGGGGACCTTCGCCAGCACGTACCCGATCTGGTCGTAGCGCTGGCTGACGGTGGCGCCCAGGCCGGCCAGGCCGTCGACGACCTTCTTGGCCGAGCCCTTCTTCGCCGCGATGATCATCGTGACGGTCGGCGCGTTCTTCGCCTCGGCCTCGTCGAGCAACTTGGCGTCGTGTGCGCCCAGTGCCTTCGCGGCGGTCGGCTGCGAGGGTTGCGGGGCGGTGGGGGCGGCGCTCGCGGTGCCGGCGCCACCTCCGACGGTCAGGGCACCGGCCGCGAGGACCGAGGCCAGGAGCGCGGCGGACGGTCGCCGGCTGCGCGTGCGGGGTTTACTCAACGTTCTCTTCCTCCAGAGAACAGGGCCCTCGAGGGGCAGGGCACGTGTGACGGTGATCCTGCGTGTCGGGACGACACGTGTCACTACCCGGCCTGGGTTTGTGATCAGTCCGTGACACAGATCGGTCTACGTCATCACGTGCGACGTGTTAAGCGTCGACGTCCGTCGACCTCTCGGCCGATGTGGACGGCGCGCCCAGCAGCTCCGGCGCCTGCGGTTGCCTCGGCGCCAGCTCGACCTGCGCCGGTGCGGCCAGCTCGTCGCCGGAGACGCCCAGCTCGGCCAGCTTGCGCGCGCTCACCAGCACCCGCGCCTCCAGCGAACCCACCGCCCGGTTGTACGCCGTCACCGCCCCGCTCAGCGAGCTGCCCAGCTTGCCGACGTGATCGCCCAGCGTGGACAGCCGCCCGTACAGCTCACGGGCCAGCGAGTGGACGGTGGCCGCGTTGCGCGCCAGCGCCTCCTGCCGCCACGAGTAGGCCACAGTGCGCAGCAGCGCCACCAGCGTCGCCGGGGTGGCCAGCACCACGTTGCGGGCGAACGCGTGCTCCAGCAGCGTCGGGTCGCGTTGCAGGGCCACGTCGAGGAACGGGTCGGCCGGCACGAACAGCACCACGAAATCCGGCGTCTGGTCGAACGCCGACCAGTAGGACTTGGCGGCCAGGCCGTCCACGTGCGCGCGCAGGTGCCGGGCGTGCGCGTCGAGGTGGGTGTCGCGCCCGCGCTCGTCGCGCGCCTCCATCGCGGTCAGGTACGCGTCGAAGGGCGCCTTCGCGTCCACCACCACCGTGCGTCCGCCGTGCAGCCGTACCACCAGGTCGGGGCGTACCCCCTGGTGGTCGGTCGCGGCGGTGACCTGCTCGCTGAAGTCGCAGTGCTCCAGCATGCCGGCGGCCTCGACGATGCGGCGGAGCTGGTGCTCGCCCCAGCGGCCGCGCACCTGCGGCGCGCGCAGCGCGGCGACCAGCTGCTTGGTCTCGGTGCGCAGCTCACCCGACACGGCGCTCATCGACCGCACCTGCTCGCGCAGCTCGGCGTACGCGTCGACCCGGTCCCGCTCCAGCTCGGCGACCCGCTGCTCGTAGCGGCGCAGCGTGTCGTGCAGCGGCGCCACCGCGCGGGCCACCGCCTCCTGGGACTGCGCTGTCGCCTCGTAGCTCAGCGCCCGCATGGACTGCTCCAGCCGGCCCTCGCCGGCCTGGGTGGCGGCAAGCGTCGCCTCCAGGCGGGCGATGTCCGCCGCCGAGCGAGCCCGGGCGGCCAGCCAGCCCACCGCGCCGCCCGCGGCGAGGCAGAGCAGCACCACGGCCAGCGTCGCAAAGCTCATGGCCAAGAGCTTGCCAAACGGGTACGACGAGCGCCCGGTGGGTACCTTCGAGTCATGGAGTTCGCGTTGTGGCTGTTCCTGATCGTGCTGCTCGGAGGTGCACTCGTGCTCTGGCGACGGGGGAGTAGATCGCGCCGGTCGAACGAGCTGGCCGACGCCCGCGCCGAGGCGCAGCGGTGGTACGAGCGGCTCGGCGGCCAGCTGATGAACCTGCACGGCGACGCCCCGGCGGTACGGCAGGCGCTCGCCGACGCCGGTGAGCGGTACAACGCGGCCGGTTCGCAGCTGGAGCAGGCGAGCACGCCGCGCCAGTTCGGGCTGGCCCGGGAGACCGCGCTGGAAGGGCTGGCGTACATCCGGGCGGCCCGGACCGCGATGGGCATCGACCCGGGCCCGGAGCTGCCGCCGCTCGCAGCCGCCCAGGGCGCCGGCGCGCTCACCAAGGAGCGCCAGGTCGACGTGCAGGGGCAGACGTTCCGGGCCGGCCCGCAGCCGGGGAACGCGACGCCCTACTACTACCCGGGTGGCCGGTACCAGGGCCGGCCGGTGCCGGCCGGCTGGTACTCCACACCGTGGTGGAAGACCGCGCTCGGCGCCGGCGTCGGTGTGGTCGGCGGTCTCCTGATCGCCGACGCGCTGTTCTCGCCCGCGTTCGCCGACCCCGGGTACGGCTACGACGCCGGCTACCAGGAGGGCTTCGGCGACGGCCAGGACTTCGGCGACCAGGGCGGCGACATGGGCGGTGGCGACATGGGCGGCGGTGGCGACTACGCCGGAGGCGACTTCGGCGGCGGCGGGGACTTCGGCGGCGGCGACTTCGGTGGCTTCGGCGGCGGAGACTTCGGCGGCGGCGACTTCTAGCCGGCGCCGCCGCGTCGGACGCCGCCGCTGGCAGCGCGCTCGGCGCACGCGTTAAGAAGGGCCCCCTCTTATGCACGAGGCGTTAAGAGGGGGCCCTTCCTTACACCTCAGCCGGTGTTGCGCATACCGGCGGCGATGCCGTTGACGGTGGTCAGCAGCGCCCGTTCCAGCGCCGTACCGTCGTTCGGGGCGCGCCGCCCACCCGGCGCGGTCACCACCGCCCGCCCGGCGGCGCCGGACTCCCGGTACTGCCGCAGCAACGCCACCTGGAGGTGGTGCAGCGGCTCCAGGTAGGTGTCCCGCACCGCGAGCGTGCGCTGGAGCACCGGGGAGTTCTCCAGCAGCGCCGGTGACGCGGTGACCGCCAGCACCTCCTGCTTGGTCAGCTCGTACTCCTGCTCGATCTTGTCGAAGATCGGGTGCAGCTTCTTCGGCACCAGCGTCTCCACGTACCGCCGGGCGATGTCCAGGTCGGTCTTGGTCAGCATCATCTCGACGTTCGACAGGAACGTGCGGAAGAAGTGCCAGTTCCGGTTCATCTCGGCGAGCACGTCGGCCAGCCCGGCCGACCGCGCGGCGGCCAGCCCGGAGCCCACGCCGAACCAGCCCGGCACGATCTGCCGGGTCTGCGTCCAGCCGAACACCCACGGGATGGCCCGCAGGCCGGACAGGCCGGCGCCGGTGTTCGGGCGCTTCGCCGGCCGGGAGCCGATGTTCAGCGCGCCGAGCAGCTCGGTCGGCGTGGAGGCCCAGAAGTACGCGGGCAGGTCCGGGTCCTCGACCAGCGACCGGTACGACCGGAACGCCGACTCCGAGACCACGTCCATCGCCGCGTCCCAGCGCTCCAGCATCTCGGCCGGCTGCCGGGGCGCGGTGTGCAGCAGCGTGGCCTGGAGCACCGCGGCCACGGTCAGTTCCAGGTTCTCCCGGGCCAGCGCCGGCAGCGTGTACTTGTCGGAGATGACCTCGCCCTGCTCGGTCACCTTGATCGCGCCGTCGAGCGTGCCGTAGGGCTGGGCCAGGATCGCGTCGTGGGTGGGGCCGCCGCCCCGGCCGACGGTGCCGCCCCGGCCGTGGAACAACCGCAGGTGTACGCCGTGCCGCGCGGCCACGTCCCGCAGCGCGCGCTGCGCCCGGTGGATCGACCACTGGCTGGTGGTGATGCCCGCCTCCTTGTTGGAGTCGGAGTAGCCGAGCATCACCTCCTGCACGTCGCCCCGCGCCGCCACCAGCGCCCGGTACGCGGGCAGCGACAGCAGCTCGTCCAGCAGCTCACCGCCGGCGTTCAGCTCGGCCGGCGTCTCCAGCAGCGGCACGATGCCGATGCGGGCGCGCCCCGAGTGCACGTCCACCAGGCCGGCCTCGCGGGCCAGCACCACTGCGGCGAGCACGTCGTCCACGCCGAGCGTCATCGAGATGATGTACGACTCGATGACCTCGGGGCCGAACCGGTCCTGCGCCTCGCGGATGGCCGCGAACACGTCGAACGTCTTACGCGACGACTCGGTGAGCGGGCTGTCCTGGGTGGAGAGGGGCCGGCGGCCGGTCAGCTCGTCGGCGAGCAGCTTGGTGCGCTCCAGCCGGGACAGCGCCGGGTAGTCGGACACCTCGCCGACCGCCTCGTAGAGCTGGGCCAGCACCTCGTGGTGCTTCTCCGCGTGCTCCCGGATGTCCATGGTGGCCAGGTGCAGGCCGAACGCGGACACCGTACGGATTGCCGAGGCGAGCCGCCCGACGGCGGTGAGCTGGCCGGAGTTGCGGGCCAGCGACGCGCGCAGCAGCTCCAGGTCGGCGATCAGCTCGGTCGAGCCCCGGTAGTCCCGCCCCGGCACGTGCGGGGTGTCGGCGCGCAGCCGCTCGCGGGTGTTGGCGAGCTTCGCCTTCACGCACCGCGCCTTGAGCCGGTACGGCTCCTCCGCGTTGACCCGGCGGAACCGGGGCGCCACCTCTGGCAGCGCGTCCAGGTCCTTGGCCAGGCTGGCGGACAGGTCGAGCGACACCGCGCGCAGCCGCCGGGAGACGCTGACCTCGGTGATCAGCTCGTCCATCGCCTTCTCGGTGGCGGCGATGCCGTGCTCGTGCTGGATGCGCAGCACCTCGCGGGTGACCACCGGCGTGACGAACGGGTTGCCGTCGCGGTCGCCGCCGATCCAGGTGCCGAAAGTCAGCGGGCGGGACGTCGGGGACGTCTCCACCCCGAGCGTGCGCAGCGTGTCGGCGAGGTCGTCGAGGACCTGCGGCGCGGCCTCGGCGTACAGGTCCCGCAGGTAGTAGATGGCGTTGCGCGCCTCGTCGGTCGGGTCCGGCCGGTCCAGCCGCAGCTCGTCGGTCTGCCACATCAGGTCGAGCAGTTCGGCGAGGCGGCGGTTGGCCGGGCCCTCGTCGCTGGCGCCGTACAGGATCGCGTTCGCGGTCTCGGTGTCCAGCTCGTCGGCGACCGCGCGCAGCTTGGACAGGATGGACCGGCGGGCCGCCTCGGTCGGGTGGGCGGTGAAGACCGGGCGTACGGCCAGGCGGCGGGCCGCGGCGGCGATCTCCTCGGCCGGTACGCCCCGCTCGGCGATCATCTTGGCGGCCTGGTCCAGCCAGCCGCCGTGGGTGGCGCGGCGGCGGCGCAGGTCCCGGGCGCGGTGCACCTGCTCGGTGATGTTCGCCAGGTGGAAGTAGGTGGAGAAGGCGCGAGCGAGCTTCGTGCCGGTGGTGACGTCCAGCCCGGCGAGGCGCTGGGCCGCGGCCGGCGCGTCGGAGCGGACCTGGGCCCGGATCTCCTCGACCAGGTCGAGCAGCGGCCGGCCCTCCTGACGGGCCAGGGTCTGCCCGAGCAGCGTGCCGAGGCGGCGGATGTCGGCCCGGAGAGCGGCGTCGGGGCCGTCGTGGTCGTGCTGGTCGGTCACGGTTGCGCTCCTTACGCGAGGACGAAGGACAGCGCTGTCCGACTCCCCTGGATCGTATCCGCGTACCCCCCGGGGACAGGAGGGGGACGGCGTGATGATCTGCACTCTGGGACGGCCCGCCGGTCAGCCCCGGTCGGCGGCGTGCCGACCCGGCACGGGGCGTCGTCGGGCGCGGAACATGGTCGCGGTGAGCAGCCCGGCCAAACCGGCGACCACCCAGATCAGCAGGCCGGTCAGCGCCCATCCGCCGCCGCGCCAGTCGAAGTAGACAGCCGATTTGAACAGGTCGGTGGCGAGGCCGGGCACGTTCCAGCGGTGCATGCCGCGCAGGAACGGCGGCAGGAACTCGGGCGCGTAGATGCCGCCGGAGCCGGGGTTGCCGAGCACCACGAGGAGCAGGATCACGATGCCGGTGCCGAGCAGCCCGAGCCAGCCCTGCACGGCGGCGGCGACCATCCCGGCCGCGAACGCGGCGAGCGCGCCGACCGCCGCCACCGCCGCCACCCGGTGCTCGAACACGCCGAGCACCGGCCCGACCAGGATCGCCCCGATGACGCCGAGCAGGATCGCGTGCACCGCGAGCGTGGCGATCCGCAGCCCGGCCCGGCGCAGGCTGCGAGGGCTGGTGCCGAGCGAGATGCCGAGCGCCGTGGACGCCAGGTAGCCGCCGAGCACCACGCCGACGGCCAGGTAGAACGGGACCAGGCCGCGCGGGTCGTCGGCGGAGACCGGCACGTCGTCGGTGATCTCCAGCGGCACCCCGGCCTGCCGGGCCGCCTCGGTGAACACGTCGGTGACGAGTTCGGTGGCGGCGGGCGCGCCGGCGCTGGCGGTGGCGAGCGTCAGGCCACCGTCGGGGGCGGAGCTGAGCACCGCGTACACCGACCTGTCGTTGAGCCCGTCGGAGGCGGCGCCGCGGCTGTCGTACCCGACGGGTTTGATCGTGTCGGTGCGGGCGCGGACGGCGGACATCACGGCCTGGGCCTGCTGGTCGTTGGTGACGACGGCGACCGGCACGTCGCGCGGGTCGGGCTTG
This genomic window contains:
- a CDS encoding S8 family serine peptidase; this encodes MSKPRTRSRRPSAALLASVLAAGALTVGGGAGTASAAPTAPQPSQPTAAKALGAHDAKLLDEAEAKNAPTVTMIIAAKKGSAKKVVDGLAGLGATVSQRYDQIGYVLAKVPTDKALKAATLPGVAAVDLDETIKLPDPAPEAAPKGAKTASQAQTLAGPGGDTGAVNPYMPTNETGAEAFKAANPQWDGRGVTIGIMDSGVDLDQPALQTTTTGERKIVDWVTATDPLEDASWRPMLTDVSGPSFTTSLGTWTAPAGNYRFNVFRENITANSDARGDLNRDGDTTDFWGVLYNPANGDVRVDANQNNDFTDDEVMRPYKERFQVGHFGTDNPATAVRDQIPFVVEYRRNVDTAPVGGPGLVDYVNIGIIESTHGTHVAGITAANDMLGNSAFDGAAPGAKLVSARACSWGGGCTAAALTTGMADLVINRKVDVVNMSIGGLPALNDGSNARAVLYNDLINTYGVQLFISAGNSGPGLNTVGDPSVATDVVSVAASVSKDTWLANYGSVVRKDNALFNFSSRGPREDGGFKPNVAAPGSAISTAPTWQPGNPVPEAGYPLPPGYQMLNGTSMAAPQATGAAALLLSAAKATGKGVTPAALRRAVYTSAQPIAGVPTYAQGYGMFNVPGAWSLLAKGVPTRTYTSEAPVCTELSPNLTRYDRASGTFVPNPNVGTGLYNRCAADRGGQKVKESRHYEVKLTRTSGPNKGIKHEVAFRGNDGTYSAPKVVWLPLNTTVTVKVKAKPMTAGAHGAIMTVDDPATDVVDFEVATVVVASNPVSAPAYSFSAEGSVERNNFRSYFVTVPPGAGALQVNLSGIATGSQTRFIAINPYGVPVESTASTACYTNFSDAAVCKPQERDYQNPIPGVWEIEVEARRTSPALDNLFRLQARVQGVKVEPAVVQLPSVTAGTPAPVSWKLTNTFGPVQVTGVGGPLASVRAERPSITEGASQEYLVEVPAGATSFTARIGNPSDLSADLDLTVFLGATRVGQSADGDSEEAVTLTNPAPGTYRVVVDGYSMSDPSTAYDYRDSFASPALGSLSAPSTPLSLANGATATLTGSVTALSSPTAGRELYGDMAVTTTEGAVVGRGSVEVLAVN
- a CDS encoding DNA recombination protein RmuC codes for the protein MSFATLAVVLLCLAAGGAVGWLAARARSAADIARLEATLAATQAGEGRLEQSMRALSYEATAQSQEAVARAVAPLHDTLRRYEQRVAELERDRVDAYAELREQVRSMSAVSGELRTETKQLVAALRAPQVRGRWGEHQLRRIVEAAGMLEHCDFSEQVTAATDHQGVRPDLVVRLHGGRTVVVDAKAPFDAYLTAMEARDERGRDTHLDAHARHLRAHVDGLAAKSYWSAFDQTPDFVVLFVPADPFLDVALQRDPTLLEHAFARNVVLATPATLVALLRTVAYSWRQEALARNAATVHSLARELYGRLSTLGDHVGKLGSSLSGAVTAYNRAVGSLEARVLVSARKLAELGVSGDELAAPAQVELAPRQPQAPELLGAPSTSAERSTDVDA
- the ppc gene encoding phosphoenolpyruvate carboxylase, translated to MTDQHDHDGPDAALRADIRRLGTLLGQTLARQEGRPLLDLVEEIRAQVRSDAPAAAQRLAGLDVTTGTKLARAFSTYFHLANITEQVHRARDLRRRRATHGGWLDQAAKMIAERGVPAEEIAAAARRLAVRPVFTAHPTEAARRSILSKLRAVADELDTETANAILYGASDEGPANRRLAELLDLMWQTDELRLDRPDPTDEARNAIYYLRDLYAEAAPQVLDDLADTLRTLGVETSPTSRPLTFGTWIGGDRDGNPFVTPVVTREVLRIQHEHGIAATEKAMDELITEVSVSRRLRAVSLDLSASLAKDLDALPEVAPRFRRVNAEEPYRLKARCVKAKLANTRERLRADTPHVPGRDYRGSTELIADLELLRASLARNSGQLTAVGRLASAIRTVSAFGLHLATMDIREHAEKHHEVLAQLYEAVGEVSDYPALSRLERTKLLADELTGRRPLSTQDSPLTESSRKTFDVFAAIREAQDRFGPEVIESYIISMTLGVDDVLAAVVLAREAGLVDVHSGRARIGIVPLLETPAELNAGGELLDELLSLPAYRALVAARGDVQEVMLGYSDSNKEAGITTSQWSIHRAQRALRDVAARHGVHLRLFHGRGGTVGRGGGPTHDAILAQPYGTLDGAIKVTEQGEVISDKYTLPALARENLELTVAAVLQATLLHTAPRQPAEMLERWDAAMDVVSESAFRSYRSLVEDPDLPAYFWASTPTELLGALNIGSRPAKRPNTGAGLSGLRAIPWVFGWTQTRQIVPGWFGVGSGLAAARSAGLADVLAEMNRNWHFFRTFLSNVEMMLTKTDLDIARRYVETLVPKKLHPIFDKIEQEYELTKQEVLAVTASPALLENSPVLQRTLAVRDTYLEPLHHLQVALLRQYRESGAAGRAVVTAPGGRRAPNDGTALERALLTTVNGIAAGMRNTG